In Helianthus annuus cultivar XRQ/B chromosome 9, HanXRQr2.0-SUNRISE, whole genome shotgun sequence, the following are encoded in one genomic region:
- the LOC110878953 gene encoding uncharacterized protein LOC110878953: MEALSPAQPLPHNHQIGGVMSTPESQPAPENAHHSSQTLSAGQKPTFLYKCLLNQHVQKLKKPPPIYQTQNEGSEHLPWFRTTVWVDGVSYTSSNKFHQRKMSEADASRVAYNAITQQAKTDALRFIQQEKIFCKSIIVEFAAKKNLGKPVYETTQVEESVHVFRSYLHFNGVTYPGDGAKSKKEAEQLVARSVILQYLESENGADMADIVYCKLRQYFEMNKAPEINTMAKSSAAPESSLVQDTMVAATFQSSGAQLSVEPITPAAPIVIQPPTQQVSTELVNPTVSLVSQPPTPHTSTKPIHPEVPAVTQQPSAQVTVDPIEPVAAESLVSTAVPSTVVANSCTPVVSTTTVEVPETTNVSLQPKPEASPAQALEFIPLVDQSSDKKRRRTQKKNARRKKRANAQIPVIPATTQVQPFSPSMNSSSSV, encoded by the exons ATGGAAGCCCTTTCTCCTGCGCAGCCGCTACCTCATAACCACCAAATCGGCGGCGTTATGTCGACGCCAGAGTCTCAACCGGCGCCGGAGAATGCTCACCATTCCTCTCAGACCTTATCTGCTG gtCAAAAGCCAACTTTTCTATACAAGTGTCTTCTTAACCAACATGTTCAAAAGTTGAAGAAGCCACCCCCCATATATCAAACACAAAATGAAGGATCTGAGCATCTACCATGGTTCAGGACCACTGTTTGGGTCGATGGTGTGAGCTACACATCTTCTAACAAATTTCACCAACGTAAGATGTCGGAAGCGGATGCTTCAAGAGTTGCATACAATGCCATAACACAGCAGGCAAAGACTGACGCATTGCGTTTTATACAACAG GAGAAAATCTTTTGCAAGTCTATTATTGTTGAATTTGCTGCTAAGAAGAATTTGGGAAAACCTGTATATGAGACAACTCAAGTGGAGGAGTCGGTTCATGTTTTCCGTTCGTATTTGCATTTTAATGGTGTGACGTATCCAGGAGATGGTGCCAAAAGCAAGAAAGAAGCCGAACAACTGGTGGCACGCTCTGTCATTCTTCAATATTTAG AATCCGAAAATGGAGCTGACATGGCGGACATAGTTTATTGCAAGTTGAGGCAATATTTTGAAATGAATAAAGCTCCGGAAATCAACACCATGGCTAAATCATCTGCAGCACCCGAGTCAAGTTTAGTTCAAGACACCATGGTTGCAGCCACATTTCAGTCTTCAGGTGCACAACTGTCGGTTGAGCCCATCACTCCAGCTGCTCCAATTGTAATTCAACCACCTACCCAACAAGTATCAACCGAGTTGGTCAATCCGACTGTTTCTCTTGTAAGTCAACCACCAACTCCACACACATCAACTAAGCCAATTCATCCAGAGGTTCCTGCCGTAACTCAACAACCTAGTGCACAAGTAACAGTTGACCCAATCGAGCCAGTTGCTGCTGAATCTTTGGTTTCGACTGCGGTCCCATCTACTGTGGTCGCCAACTCATGCACTCCTGTAGTATCAACGACAACGGTTGAAGTTCCAGAAACCACCAACGTTAGTCTACAACCAAAGCCAGAAGCATCACCTGCACAAGCACTGGAGTTCATACCACTTGTGGATCAATCTTCTGACAAGAAACGAAGGCGGACACAAAAGAAAAATGCCCGAAGGAAGAAGCGTGCTAATGCTCA gATACCTGTGATACCTGCAACAACTCAAGTTCAGCCATTTTCGCCTTCAATGAATAGCTCTAGTTCTGTGTAA